In one Thermodesulfobacteriota bacterium genomic region, the following are encoded:
- the mreD gene encoding rod shape-determining protein MreD, whose amino-acid sequence MNSALLIPFLAAVSLVLITLQSTVLSPAGGHIYPDLNLIFIVFLAIYSEVRGSLLIAAGNGYLMDVLSGNLPGTFTLSRLSAYILVKSSSSHVYLKKYLVQGLVIFGSTVFTWLFIMTIIVVRGESGLRLPLGEILLRGVVNTAVGVPLFWAAGKAYARLQR is encoded by the coding sequence ATGAATAGCGCTCTTCTGATTCCGTTCCTCGCCGCGGTGTCGCTCGTCCTGATAACGCTTCAGTCGACGGTGCTGTCCCCGGCCGGCGGGCATATCTATCCCGACCTCAACCTCATATTCATTGTATTCCTGGCGATATATTCCGAGGTAAGGGGCAGCTTGCTGATAGCCGCGGGAAACGGTTATCTCATGGACGTGCTGTCGGGGAACCTCCCCGGGACGTTCACGCTTTCGCGCCTGAGCGCGTACATTCTGGTCAAATCGAGCTCGAGCCACGTGTATCTCAAAAAGTATCTGGTTCAGGGGCTCGTCATATTCGGGAGCACCGTTTTTACGTGGCTGTTCATAATGACTATAATAGTAGTCAGGGGAGAGTCCGGTTTAAGGCTGCCGCTCGGTGAGATACTGCTCCGTGGCGTGGTGAACACCGCCGTCGGGGTGCCTCTTTTCTGGGCGGCTGGAAAGGCATATGCAAGACTTCAAAGGTAA